The following are from one region of the Littorina saxatilis isolate snail1 linkage group LG4, US_GU_Lsax_2.0, whole genome shotgun sequence genome:
- the LOC138963842 gene encoding uncharacterized protein: MVETVRDLMGSIMSPFLDKLKSLESKYDDLFCNNGDDENQSENSDLGDQSFSVSCGATGVSIGDCSSGATVEKVKKNEAIVDPGRGSVAEVSTESEFDFCVKASAQSADQLDDIFAAMEADLEVEEKIGGVVDEKLANITKSRFTVKLPDQKLKDKMESILIPANCVEIKAPILNEEVIGKANLDRGARQNDTRLLNVQKLISKSTAALVTATSKLHTFTKEGCTDNSSSTVTVESTKFRAELNGMLSACGDVICLLGTAQQELSIRRKYQLARVLPKDMAAICTNENLPSRDMLFGGDIEKAIKGAKENYKMKTPHTSSYNNRFQPYQRKGQGGRPFLGQGNTYGNQRGQSFSPRARGRGQNRGFGKFRGKQ, translated from the coding sequence ATGGTGGAAACTGTGCGTGATTTGATGGGGTCGATCATGAGTCCATTTTTGGATAAACTGAAATCTCTGGAATCGAAATATGACGATCTCTTTTGTAACAATGGTGATGATGAAAATCAATCTGAAAACAGTGATCTTGGCGATCAGTCTTTCTCCGTTTCATGCGGTGCTACCGGTGTTTCTATCGGAGATTGTTCCAGCGGTGCTACCGTGGAAAAAGTGAAGAAAAATGAAGCAATTGTTGACCCCGGCAGAGGTTCTGTGGCAGAGGTTTCAACAGAATCAGAATTTGACTTTTGTGTCAAAGCATCAGCTCAGTCAGCGGATCAGCTTGATGATATTTTTGCTGCGATGGAGGCAGACTTGGAAGTTGAAGAGAAAATAGGTGGTGTAGTGGATGAGAAGCTCGCAAACATCACTAAAAGCAGATTCACTGTCAAATTACCAGACCAAAAGCTCAAGGACAAGATGGAAAGTATCCTTATTCCggcaaactgtgtggaaataaAGGCTCCTATCCTTAATGAGGAGGTGATAGGGAAAGCAAACCTCGACAGAGGTGCAAGACAAAATGACACGCGACTGCTCAATGTACAGAAGCTGATTTCTAAATCAACCGCAGCACTTGTTACGGCAACAAGCAAACTTCACACCTTCACAAAAGAGGGGTGCACTGACAACAGCAGTAGTACCGTGACAGTAGAGAGTACGAAGTTCAGGGCAGAACTGAATGGGATGTTGTCCGCGTGTGGTGATGTTATCTGTCTGTTGGGAACAGCGCAGCAAGAGCTCAGCATCCGCCGTAAATACCAATTAGCTCGCGTTCTGCCAAAGGACATGGCAGCTATTTGCACAAACGAAAATCTCCCGAGTCGGGACATGCTTTTTGGCGGGGATATCGAGAAAGCGATCAAAGGTGCTAAGGAGAATTACAAGATGAAAACTCCGCACACTTCAAGCTACAACAATCGTTTCCAACCATACCAGCGCAAGGGGCAAGGTGGTAGGCCTTTTTTAGGTCAAGGGAACACATACGGAAATCAACGAGGGCAGTCTTTCAGTCCCAGAGCTCGGGGGAGAGGTCAGAATCGGGGATTCGGAAAATTCAGAGGAAAACAGTAG